In Niveispirillum cyanobacteriorum, the following proteins share a genomic window:
- a CDS encoding HpcH/HpaI aldolase family protein has translation MMMDAFSLRLHRRDLLTGCFCKIPSMQNIEVLARSRLDCLVLDAEHGPFDRNSLDQALMITRAMGKPAIVRPQTAAPEHILAALDSGADALLLPHIRTADEAAEAARKARFGPGGRGFAGHTRSADLGRRTMAQHLDLSAQQVCVIAQIEDAEALAHLDSIASVAGIDALFIGRIDLTISLGLRDAKAPAVLDACERIIAAAVKAGKPVGLFTPDLAELPRWRDQGASLFLLGSDQGFLQQGADQLLRDVSAKLTA, from the coding sequence ATGATGATGGACGCCTTCTCGCTTCGCCTCCACCGCCGCGACTTGCTGACCGGCTGTTTTTGCAAGATCCCGTCGATGCAGAACATTGAGGTGCTGGCCAGATCCCGGCTGGATTGCCTGGTGTTGGATGCCGAACATGGGCCATTTGATCGCAACAGCCTGGATCAGGCCCTGATGATCACCCGTGCCATGGGCAAACCGGCCATCGTGCGGCCGCAGACCGCAGCGCCCGAACATATCCTGGCCGCATTGGACAGTGGGGCCGATGCCCTGCTGCTGCCCCATATCCGCACCGCCGACGAGGCGGCCGAGGCGGCGCGCAAGGCCCGGTTCGGGCCCGGCGGTCGGGGATTTGCGGGACACACCCGTTCCGCCGACCTGGGCAGGCGGACCATGGCACAGCATCTGGACCTGTCGGCGCAGCAGGTCTGTGTGATCGCCCAGATCGAGGATGCGGAGGCACTGGCGCACCTGGACTCGATCGCCTCCGTCGCGGGCATCGACGCCCTTTTCATCGGGCGCATCGACCTGACCATATCGCTTGGCCTGCGCGACGCCAAGGCGCCGGCGGTTCTGGATGCCTGCGAACGGATCATTGCCGCCGCTGTGAAGGCAGGAAAGCCCGTCGGCCTGTTCACCCCGGACCTGGCGGAACTGCCGCGCTGGCGTGACCAGGGCGCGAGCTTGTTCCTCCTGGGTTCTGACCAGGGTTTCCTGCAACAGGGTGCCGATCAGCTCCTTCGGGATGTCTCAGCGAAGTTGACCGCGTAG
- a CDS encoding alpha/beta fold hydrolase — MTTTLLLLPGLLCDRWLWSGLRPALGERSCMPLDALTQDDTIDAMVETVLAQAPPRFALAGYSMGGIVALHLAARAPERLSHLVILNSTARPDPPERRIIRDEQMARAQAGGLEAVVETEFMPLYFAPGPTRPTTLEGLVRAMARHLGPAIFCRQMRALRDRSDARPLLPGITCPTLVLGAAHDALCSVDRHREMADSLPNARLHILEEAGHMAPLEAPTAMAAQISEFLDA, encoded by the coding sequence ATGACGACGACGCTTTTGTTACTGCCCGGACTGCTTTGCGATAGATGGCTTTGGTCTGGGCTGCGACCCGCCCTTGGCGAACGTTCCTGCATGCCGCTGGACGCGTTGACCCAGGACGACACCATCGACGCCATGGTTGAAACTGTTCTGGCCCAGGCACCACCACGCTTTGCCCTTGCCGGTTACTCCATGGGCGGCATTGTCGCGCTGCATCTTGCGGCGCGGGCACCTGAGCGGCTTTCGCACCTGGTCATCTTGAACAGCACGGCGCGACCCGACCCGCCCGAACGCCGCATCATCCGTGACGAACAGATGGCCCGTGCACAGGCTGGCGGTCTGGAAGCGGTGGTTGAGACGGAGTTTATGCCCCTCTATTTCGCCCCAGGCCCCACGCGACCGACCACGTTGGAAGGCCTGGTGCGCGCCATGGCCCGTCATCTCGGGCCGGCGATATTCTGTCGGCAAATGCGGGCCCTGCGCGACCGGAGCGATGCCCGTCCGCTGTTGCCCGGCATAACCTGCCCCACCTTGGTTCTGGGAGCAGCGCATGACGCGCTGTGTTCTGTCGACCGACACAGGGAGATGGCGGACAGCCTGCCCAACGCCCGGCTGCACATCCTGGAAGAGGCGGGCCATATGGCGCCGCTCGAGGCACCAACGGCCATGGCTGCCCAGATATCGGAATTTCTTGACGCCTGA
- a CDS encoding LacI family DNA-binding transcriptional regulator produces the protein MGNRRATSYDVARLANVSQSSVSRAFTAGASISEDVRQRVMEVAAQLGYQPNAIARSLITRRSDLVGLMIGQSTNLNYPEVLFELSRRISAAGSRVLLFALESEAEIGATMEQLWRYQVDGVISAARLSPEQVEEFATRRVPLVLYNRVLPGCAVTAVSVDHADGERRLVDRLIKAGHQRFGLISGPPDSAVSVERMESALARLRHHGIVSVAQARGTYAYDSGRDAFSQLVADLGSPPEALICANDAMAIGAMDAARYHHKLSVPADVSIVGFDGAGASRWLSHELTTIRQPVRRMAEAAVQMLMERIETPEMEPETRLYAGELIQGRSARLG, from the coding sequence ATGGGCAATCGGCGAGCCACATCCTATGACGTGGCACGTCTGGCCAATGTCAGCCAGAGTTCTGTCAGCCGCGCCTTCACTGCCGGTGCCAGCATCTCCGAGGATGTGCGCCAGCGGGTTATGGAGGTCGCGGCCCAGTTGGGTTACCAGCCCAACGCCATTGCGCGCAGCCTGATCACCCGGCGATCCGACCTGGTCGGTCTGATGATCGGGCAGTCGACCAACCTGAACTATCCAGAGGTGCTGTTCGAACTGTCACGGCGCATTTCGGCCGCCGGGTCCCGTGTCCTGCTCTTCGCCTTGGAAAGTGAGGCGGAGATCGGGGCCACAATGGAACAGCTTTGGCGCTATCAGGTGGACGGTGTGATCAGTGCCGCACGCCTATCACCCGAACAAGTGGAGGAATTCGCCACGCGCCGTGTGCCGCTGGTACTTTACAACCGGGTGCTGCCTGGCTGTGCCGTCACCGCCGTCAGTGTCGATCACGCCGATGGGGAGCGCCGGCTTGTGGATCGGCTGATCAAGGCCGGTCACCAAAGATTCGGTCTGATCAGCGGCCCCCCGGACAGTGCGGTCAGTGTCGAGCGTATGGAGAGCGCGCTGGCGCGCCTGCGCCATCACGGCATCGTCTCGGTGGCACAGGCCCGCGGCACCTACGCCTATGACAGCGGCCGGGATGCATTCAGCCAACTGGTCGCTGACCTTGGCAGCCCGCCCGAGGCGCTGATCTGTGCCAATGATGCCATGGCCATTGGGGCTATGGATGCGGCCCGTTATCATCACAAGCTTTCGGTGCCGGCGGATGTCTCCATCGTCGGCTTCGACGGTGCCGGCGCATCCCGCTGGCTTTCCCATGAGTTGACCACCATCCGCCAGCCGGTGCGACGGATGGCGGAGGCGGCGGTACAGATGCTGATGGAACGCATCGAAACGCCAGAGATGGAACCGGAAACCCGCCTTTATGCCGGTGAACTGATCCAGGGACGGTCGGCCCGGCTGGGGTAA
- the hisD gene encoding histidinol dehydrogenase translates to MARWLKRGAEPEMVASDDAKVRATVEGILAEITTEGDAAVRRYSEKFDNWSPESFRLSRAEIDACYAALSEQTIADIRFAQTQIRNFAQVQRDALRDVEVETLPGIVLGHKNLPVNSVGCYVPGGKYPLVASAHMSVVTAKVAGVKRVVACAPPYQGKPNPAIVVAMDMAGADEIYSFGGVQAIGAMGIGTASVAPVDMIVGPGNAFVAEAKRQLFGRIGIDLLAGPTETLVIADESVDGELCATDLLGQAEHGYNSPAVLLTNSEKLAHDTIAAIERQLQTLPTAPIAGKAWEVYGQVILAADEAEMVRIADDIASEHVQVMTRNPDYFLANMTNYGALFLGPLTNVSYGDKVIGTNHTLPTRKAARYTGGLWVGKFMKTCTYQRVLTPEASVLIGEYCSRLCALEGFAGHKAQADIRVARHGREAA, encoded by the coding sequence ATGGCGCGTTGGCTGAAGCGCGGAGCGGAGCCGGAGATGGTGGCGTCGGATGACGCCAAGGTCAGGGCCACGGTTGAGGGCATCCTGGCGGAGATCACTACGGAAGGCGATGCAGCCGTCCGTCGCTATTCCGAGAAGTTCGACAATTGGTCGCCCGAGAGCTTCCGCCTCAGCCGAGCAGAGATTGACGCCTGCTACGCCGCCCTTTCGGAACAGACCATCGCCGACATCCGCTTCGCCCAGACCCAGATCCGCAACTTCGCACAGGTGCAGCGTGATGCGCTGCGCGATGTGGAGGTTGAAACGCTGCCCGGCATTGTGCTGGGGCACAAGAACCTGCCGGTTAATTCGGTCGGTTGCTATGTTCCCGGCGGCAAGTATCCCCTGGTGGCCTCGGCGCATATGAGCGTGGTGACAGCCAAGGTCGCCGGCGTGAAGCGGGTGGTGGCGTGCGCCCCGCCCTATCAGGGCAAGCCAAACCCCGCCATTGTTGTGGCGATGGACATGGCCGGCGCTGATGAAATCTACAGCTTTGGTGGGGTCCAGGCGATTGGTGCCATGGGTATCGGCACGGCAAGCGTTGCCCCTGTCGACATGATTGTTGGTCCGGGCAATGCCTTTGTCGCAGAAGCCAAGCGGCAGCTGTTCGGCCGCATTGGCATCGACCTGCTGGCCGGCCCCACTGAAACCCTGGTGATTGCCGATGAAAGTGTGGACGGGGAACTGTGCGCCACCGACCTGCTTGGTCAGGCCGAACATGGCTATAACAGCCCGGCCGTGTTGCTGACCAATTCGGAAAAACTGGCGCATGATACGATTGCCGCCATCGAACGCCAGCTTCAGACGTTGCCCACCGCCCCCATCGCCGGAAAGGCCTGGGAAGTCTATGGTCAGGTGATCCTGGCGGCGGATGAGGCGGAGATGGTGCGCATCGCAGACGATATCGCGTCCGAGCATGTGCAGGTTATGACCCGCAATCCGGATTACTTTTTGGCCAACATGACCAACTATGGTGCCCTGTTCCTGGGGCCCCTGACCAATGTTTCCTATGGCGACAAGGTGATTGGCACCAATCACACCCTTCCCACTCGCAAGGCGGCGCGGTACACCGGTGGTCTCTGGGTAGGCAAATTCATGAAGACCTGCACCTACCAGCGCGTCCTCACGCCGGAAGCCTCGGTCCTGATCGGGGAATACTGCTCGCGTCTTTGTGCGCTTGAGGGCTTCGCCGGGCATAAGGCGCAGGCAGATATCAGGGTGGCGCGACATGGCCGGGAGGCCGCCTAA
- a CDS encoding SDR family NAD(P)-dependent oxidoreductase, translated as MSVLPDPFAAFSLEGRVALVTGAGKGIGRAAALALAQAGAQVIAVARTGTDLAELAAEAPAGRVEGWEMDATAPAFLDRIRALPGLDILVNNLGINRPLPFTEVPVETLDAMLSVNVRTTFLVSQVAVDAMRRGGRGGAVIQVSSQMGHVGSPRRTVYCMTKHALEGLTKAMAVELAPEGIRVNSVCPTFIETPLTAPMLADHSFREFVQSRIPLGRVGRVGEVAPAILFLASPAASLITGAALMVDGGWTAQ; from the coding sequence ATGTCTGTCCTGCCTGATCCGTTTGCCGCCTTTTCCCTGGAAGGTCGCGTGGCCCTGGTGACAGGGGCTGGCAAGGGCATTGGACGGGCGGCGGCCCTGGCGCTGGCCCAGGCGGGCGCGCAGGTCATTGCCGTGGCGCGCACTGGCACCGACCTGGCCGAATTGGCGGCGGAAGCGCCGGCGGGCCGCGTGGAGGGGTGGGAAATGGACGCCACAGCGCCCGCGTTTCTGGATCGCATCCGCGCGCTTCCGGGGCTCGACATACTGGTCAACAATCTGGGCATTAACCGGCCGCTGCCCTTCACTGAGGTGCCGGTGGAAACGCTGGATGCGATGTTGAGCGTGAATGTCCGCACGACCTTCCTGGTTTCCCAGGTCGCGGTGGATGCGATGCGGCGGGGCGGCCGGGGCGGGGCGGTGATCCAGGTGTCATCGCAGATGGGGCATGTCGGTTCTCCCCGCCGCACTGTCTATTGCATGACAAAGCACGCTTTAGAGGGGTTGACCAAGGCCATGGCTGTGGAACTGGCCCCCGAGGGCATCCGTGTCAACAGCGTCTGCCCCACCTTCATCGAAACGCCACTGACCGCCCCCATGCTGGCGGACCACAGTTTCCGCGAGTTCGTCCAATCACGTATCCCGCTTGGCCGGGTTGGCCGGGTCGGGGAAGTAGCCCCGGCCATCCTGTTCCTGGCAAGCCCGGCCGCCAGCCTGATCACGGGAGCCGCCCTCATGGTCGATGGCGGCTGGACAGCGCAGTAG
- the tnpA gene encoding IS66-like element accessory protein TnpA yields MAYQRLEVLTGTERRRKWSDAEKVRLVEAAFRPGIVVQDVARRFGVHESLLYRWRRQLGVSVSPVDSPVPVFAPVRLSPVDEPMTMPVAEAAMPAPTPPPRHRSRRSRCFCPAGSRCGCAGQWIWRWPGQ; encoded by the coding sequence ATGGCTTATCAGCGGCTGGAGGTTTTGACGGGCACGGAGCGGCGTCGGAAGTGGTCGGATGCGGAGAAGGTCCGGCTGGTTGAGGCGGCGTTCAGGCCCGGCATTGTGGTCCAGGATGTTGCCCGGCGGTTCGGGGTCCACGAGAGCCTGCTATACCGGTGGCGCCGACAATTGGGCGTATCGGTTTCGCCGGTCGATAGCCCGGTTCCGGTGTTCGCGCCGGTTCGGCTGTCCCCTGTGGATGAGCCGATGACCATGCCGGTCGCGGAGGCGGCGATGCCGGCCCCCACCCCCCCCCCACGGCATCGGTCGCGGAGATCTCGGTGTTTCTGCCCGGCGGGGTCGAGGTGCGGCTGCGCGGGTCAGTGGATCTGGCGCTGGCCAGGGCAGTGA
- the tnpB gene encoding IS66 family insertion sequence element accessory protein TnpB (TnpB, as the term is used for proteins encoded by IS66 family insertion elements, is considered an accessory protein, since TnpC, encoded by a neighboring gene, is a DDE family transposase.) has product MIPIPPGVHVWLATGRTDMRKGFDSLARQVQEVLGRDPHGGHLFVFRGRRGDLVKVIWHDGQGACLFTKRLERGRFIWPSVVDGAVTLSPAQLGYLLEGIDWRLPQHTARPERAG; this is encoded by the coding sequence ATGATCCCGATCCCGCCGGGGGTGCATGTGTGGCTGGCGACGGGGCGGACGGACATGCGCAAGGGGTTCGACAGCCTTGCCCGGCAGGTGCAGGAGGTTCTTGGGCGCGATCCCCATGGCGGTCACCTGTTCGTCTTTCGTGGCCGCCGCGGCGATCTGGTGAAGGTCATCTGGCATGACGGCCAAGGCGCCTGCCTGTTCACCAAGCGCCTGGAGCGCGGCCGGTTCATCTGGCCGTCGGTGGTGGACGGGGCGGTGACGCTGAGCCCGGCCCAGTTGGGCTATCTGCTGGAAGGGATCGACTGGCGGCTGCCGCAGCACACGGCCCGGCCCGAACGGGCGGGCTGA
- the tnpC gene encoding IS66 family transposase translates to MSSPNPPAQAADNLPADLAAAHALILALQGELARARQQAGERAIEIERLRLALAKARRELYGQSSERGRLLVEQLELQLEELEETSAENEVAGELSTPAPALAVTPRKPARRPLPEALPRERIVHPGPCVCDRCGGDTLRKIGEDVLESLECEPRRWKVVQHVREKFACRSCEAVSQAPAPSHPIRRGRAGPDLLAMVLAGKYAQHLPLHRQSAAYAREGIDLDVSTLADWVGAAAATLAPLVAAIRSHVLAADRFHGDDTPVPVLAKGKAATGRLWVYVRDDQPFGGSDPPAALYHYARTRAGEHPQRHLAGWAGIFQADAYSGYAGLYDPARKPGPLQEAGCWSHVRRRFFDLAKDGKSPLAAEAVKRIDALFAIERTINGRAIAERAETRQEKSRPLIDDLERWLRHASARLSPKSDPAKAMDYALKRWQAMTRFLEDGRICLSNNAAERALRGIAVGRRNWTFCGSDAGGDRAAAIYTLIETAKLNNVDPQAWLADTLARIHDHPAKAIADLLPWNWKAKA, encoded by the coding sequence ATGTCCAGCCCCAATCCTCCCGCCCAAGCTGCCGACAACCTGCCTGCCGATCTGGCGGCGGCCCATGCGCTGATCCTGGCATTGCAGGGGGAATTGGCGAGGGCGCGCCAACAGGCCGGTGAACGGGCGATCGAGATCGAACGGCTGCGTCTGGCTCTGGCCAAGGCCCGGCGGGAGCTTTACGGCCAATCCTCCGAGCGGGGCCGGCTGCTGGTGGAGCAGTTGGAACTGCAACTGGAAGAGTTGGAGGAGACCAGCGCCGAAAACGAGGTGGCCGGCGAACTCAGCACGCCCGCCCCCGCCCTTGCCGTCACACCGCGCAAACCGGCCCGGCGGCCGCTGCCGGAGGCGCTGCCACGGGAGCGGATCGTGCATCCGGGGCCTTGTGTCTGCGACCGCTGCGGCGGCGATACCTTGCGCAAGATCGGCGAGGATGTGCTGGAAAGCCTGGAATGCGAACCCCGCCGCTGGAAGGTGGTGCAGCATGTGCGGGAGAAATTCGCCTGCCGGTCCTGCGAGGCGGTGAGCCAGGCGCCGGCACCCTCCCATCCGATCCGGCGCGGGCGGGCCGGGCCGGACCTGCTGGCCATGGTGCTGGCCGGGAAATATGCCCAACATCTGCCGCTGCACCGGCAGAGTGCCGCCTATGCCCGGGAAGGGATCGACCTGGACGTTTCCACTCTGGCCGACTGGGTCGGCGCGGCGGCGGCAACCCTGGCCCCGCTGGTGGCGGCGATACGCTCCCACGTTCTGGCGGCTGATCGTTTCCATGGCGATGACACGCCGGTACCGGTTCTGGCCAAGGGCAAAGCCGCCACCGGCCGACTATGGGTCTATGTGCGGGACGATCAGCCGTTCGGTGGCAGCGATCCGCCCGCCGCCCTCTACCATTATGCCCGCACCCGTGCCGGCGAACATCCGCAGCGCCACCTGGCCGGCTGGGCCGGAATATTCCAGGCCGACGCCTACAGCGGCTATGCCGGCCTCTACGATCCCGCCCGCAAGCCCGGTCCCCTCCAGGAGGCCGGATGCTGGAGCCATGTCCGCCGTCGGTTCTTTGACCTGGCCAAGGATGGCAAGTCGCCCCTGGCAGCCGAGGCCGTGAAGCGCATCGACGCGTTGTTCGCCATCGAGCGGACCATCAACGGCCGCGCCATCGCGGAACGTGCCGAAACCCGCCAGGAGAAAAGCCGTCCCCTGATCGACGATCTGGAGCGATGGCTGCGCCACGCCAGTGCCCGCCTGTCGCCCAAGTCGGATCCTGCCAAGGCCATGGACTATGCCTTGAAACGTTGGCAAGCGATGACCCGGTTCCTGGAGGACGGGCGCATCTGCCTGTCGAACAATGCCGCCGAACGCGCCTTGCGTGGCATCGCCGTCGGACGCCGGAATTGGACCTTCTGCGGTTCCGATGCCGGCGGCGACAGGGCCGCCGCCATCTACACCCTCATCGAGACCGCAAAGCTCAACAACGTCGATCCCCAAGCCTGGCTCGCCGACACCCTCGCCCGCATCCATGATCATCCCGCAAAGGCCATCGCCGACCTCTTGCCATGGAACTGGAAGGCAAAGGCCTGA
- a CDS encoding DUF6880 family protein: MLIDTRAKSPAYGHGAKYLGHLDRLAQQVTDWQSLPDHVRYREQIKKAHGRKLGFWSLVK; encoded by the coding sequence ATGCTGATTGACACCCGCGCCAAATCACCTGCTTATGGGCATGGGGCGAAGTATCTGGGCCACCTCGACCGGCTGGCGCAACAGGTCACCGACTGGCAGTCCCTGCCCGACCATGTCCGCTACCGCGAGCAGATCAAAAAGGCCCATGGCCGCAAGCTGGGCTTCTGGAGCCTCGTCAAATGA
- a CDS encoding recombinase family protein, which produces MNKVTPDHLSRRAYIYVRQSTQDQILHNHESRRRQYGLTSRARQLGWEDAEVIDDDLGRSGGGIARPGFERLLVAICEGRVGIVLAVEASRLARNGRDWHTLLEFCGLVGCLLADEDGIYDPRHPNDRLLLGMKGTMSEMELSILRQRSLEALRQKARRGELFLNVAVGYVKVRHDRIAMDPDLRVREAIGLVFRKFAEFQSVRQLHLWLRQEDIRLPATEYSEFGCRTIWKLPVYNTVRNMLANPVYGGAYTFGRTGSRVTVAQGRKHVVRGFRRDQADWEVLILDHHEGYISWAEYERNQRLIADNANSKGLMTRGSVRRGDALLPGLLRCGHCGRRVHVSYSGTEGFCVRYNCRGAHLNHGTERCISFGGLRVDAAVAAEVLRHLAPLGIEAALEAVARSRTEVSDRYRHLELAIAQARYEADLARRQYDAVDPGNRLVAGELERRWNDRLVDVARLEDQLTGQPGDDADALTEQEKAHLMALGRDLDAAWNHPAATAETRKRIVRTAIHEIIVKLEDERINLVIHWAGGDHTRLTVPKNRPGHHRWIGDPETGDLIHRLARQQPDAAIASILNRIGKRTGRGNTWTEVRVRGYRNDHGIAVFKPGEMAERGELTLEEAADRLNVSKMTVLRLISAGTIHGYQACKGGPWAIPAHQLSALPSPLRPQSRPVTPDPNQISLELQ; this is translated from the coding sequence ATGAATAAGGTCACGCCTGATCATCTGTCCCGGCGCGCCTACATCTATGTTCGGCAGTCGACCCAGGACCAGATCCTGCATAATCATGAGAGCCGTCGGCGGCAGTACGGCCTTACCAGCCGGGCCCGCCAGTTGGGTTGGGAGGATGCAGAGGTCATTGATGACGATCTCGGTCGATCGGGCGGTGGCATTGCACGCCCTGGATTCGAGCGTCTGCTTGTGGCCATCTGTGAGGGGCGTGTTGGCATCGTGCTGGCGGTCGAGGCCTCACGCCTCGCCCGCAACGGCCGGGACTGGCACACGCTGTTGGAGTTCTGCGGGCTGGTTGGCTGCCTGCTTGCCGACGAAGACGGTATCTACGATCCGCGCCATCCCAATGACCGCCTATTGCTGGGCATGAAGGGCACGATGAGCGAGATGGAACTATCCATCCTGCGCCAGCGTTCACTTGAGGCGTTGCGCCAGAAGGCCCGGCGCGGTGAGCTATTCCTGAACGTCGCTGTGGGTTACGTGAAGGTTCGGCACGATCGCATCGCCATGGATCCGGACCTCCGCGTGCGCGAGGCAATCGGCCTAGTATTCCGGAAGTTCGCCGAGTTTCAAAGCGTCCGTCAACTGCACCTCTGGCTACGGCAAGAGGACATCAGGCTGCCGGCGACGGAATACAGCGAGTTCGGCTGCCGAACGATCTGGAAGTTGCCGGTCTACAACACGGTGCGCAATATGCTGGCCAACCCCGTCTATGGCGGGGCTTATACGTTCGGCCGGACTGGTAGCCGTGTGACGGTGGCGCAGGGCCGTAAGCATGTGGTCCGCGGGTTCCGACGGGATCAGGCGGATTGGGAGGTGTTGATCCTGGATCATCACGAGGGTTACATCTCGTGGGCCGAATATGAGAGGAACCAGCGCCTGATCGCCGACAATGCCAATAGCAAGGGCCTGATGACACGTGGCTCTGTCCGCCGGGGGGACGCTTTGCTGCCGGGTTTGCTGCGCTGTGGCCACTGCGGCCGCCGGGTGCATGTCTCCTATAGCGGCACGGAGGGGTTCTGTGTCCGCTACAACTGCCGTGGCGCCCATCTCAACCATGGGACCGAGCGCTGCATCTCGTTTGGTGGGCTGCGGGTGGATGCGGCAGTTGCGGCGGAAGTCCTGCGGCACCTGGCACCCCTTGGGATTGAGGCGGCCCTGGAAGCAGTTGCGCGCTCCCGCACTGAGGTCAGCGACCGCTACCGGCATTTGGAACTGGCCATTGCCCAGGCGCGCTACGAGGCTGACCTCGCGCGGCGCCAGTACGATGCCGTCGATCCCGGCAATCGTCTCGTCGCCGGAGAACTGGAACGGCGCTGGAATGACCGTCTCGTCGATGTCGCTCGACTTGAAGATCAACTGACTGGTCAACCGGGCGATGATGCGGATGCGCTCACTGAGCAAGAGAAAGCACATCTCATGGCTCTGGGCCGCGATCTGGACGCCGCCTGGAACCATCCAGCCGCGACTGCGGAAACCCGTAAGCGCATCGTCCGCACCGCCATTCATGAAATCATCGTCAAGCTTGAGGATGAACGCATCAATCTGGTCATTCACTGGGCGGGTGGTGATCATACCCGTTTAACCGTGCCGAAGAACCGGCCCGGGCACCATCGCTGGATCGGCGATCCTGAAACTGGCGACCTGATCCATCGTCTGGCGCGTCAGCAACCTGATGCCGCCATTGCGTCGATCCTGAACCGGATCGGCAAACGGACCGGCCGAGGGAATACATGGACAGAGGTACGTGTCCGTGGATATCGCAACGATCATGGGATCGCAGTATTCAAGCCGGGGGAAATGGCCGAGCGCGGCGAGTTGACGCTGGAGGAGGCTGCCGACAGGTTGAATGTCAGCAAGATGACAGTCCTGCGTCTGATAAGCGCCGGCACCATCCATGGCTATCAGGCCTGCAAAGGGGGGCCTTGGGCGATCCCAGCACATCAACTCTCCGCTCTGCCGTCCCCGTTGCGCCCCCAAAGCCGCCCGGTAACGCCAGATCCCAATCAGATTTCCTTGGAACTTCAATGA